The genomic stretch GCACGCTGGCAACGCGGCCCAGCCTCGCCTGATGTCTGCGCCAGTTTGCACAAGGGGCACGTCCTTGCCTTTCTGTGGGTGCTCACATATCGATACATTTTGCTGGAAAAATGCGCTCAGCCGTGATTCCGTTGAACTTGGCCAGCTTGAGCCAGCATGGAAAAGGCAACAAGGAGCGGCCCTGAAAGGGGGGCGGTTGCGCCCACTCTCGTTGTTATGTCATCATTGTAACCGTGAGATGGCAAGTTTGTAGCTGTTATTTCGCAGCCCAGTAGCTATTGAATTTGGAGGGTTCGATCGTGGCTTCCACAACTTTAGGGATGATTCTCCTCCGGCGGCGCCGGCAACTCGAGTTGACCCAGCAAGAGATCGCCCGGCGTATCGGTGTGCGGTCCAACTATATTGGTTATCTGGAGCGCGATCTCCGGCGACCGAGTACGGGAGTACTCGTGAAGCTTGGGAAGGCGCTCGATCTCGATCGTGAGGAACTCTTCTTCCTGGCACATCCGCAAGTACGCAGCTTCATCCACACGGAAGCGCCGGATCCAGCGGAATCGGTCTGGGACCGATTCCGGACGAACAAGCGCCTACATACGCGCCACGGCATCACGAAGGCAGAGCTGAAGGCC from Candidatus Binatia bacterium encodes the following:
- a CDS encoding helix-turn-helix transcriptional regulator translates to MASTTLGMILLRRRRQLELTQQEIARRIGVRSNYIGYLERDLRRPSTGVLVKLGKALDLDREELFFLAHPQVRSFIHTEAPDPAESVWDRFRTNKRLHTRHGITKAELKALQHLSALGAVRSSRDYLFILQAIRQALQDD